A single region of the Thermococcus paralvinellae genome encodes:
- a CDS encoding phosphoadenosine phosphosulfate reductase domain-containing protein: MFHVIVRARKDAKALQYINERNYGGFLKVSSLGGGRKFNEVEDTLEELKKDPYIPILLFGEKEKELAKDISEYFLELSRPFYSRILRTKKVRNMRVDELYAHLEEIKARFRLGIEWDRTYKLNPENPLNIEINPDYDIYLAFGDGFRKNMRELLGVDIGSVSLVLRKLMNQEVYYSGSMKIAEVSKRIGEETEVLWRIPHTEEISLEDIIRANENYIGAFEDASKSFLEQFKDYDIIVPWSGGKDSTATLILASKVFKNVTAVYVKMEYEMPRTDEYIEELAKKLGINVVETFVSMPIDMYGIPTHYNRWCTKMKVEALYRAIEEFENPILVVGDRDGESAKRRLKPPVIERENEILGTFLEIMPIKFWSGMMVQLYILMNGFDLHPLYYEGFYRLGCTICPSLADWEIKLLDKRNELPEFFRRFIFGQKEEE; this comes from the coding sequence ATGTTTCATGTAATCGTGAGGGCAAGAAAAGATGCTAAAGCACTGCAGTACATAAATGAGCGTAACTATGGTGGTTTTTTGAAAGTTTCGAGCCTTGGGGGAGGTAGAAAGTTTAATGAAGTTGAAGATACTCTTGAGGAGCTGAAGAAAGATCCATACATTCCGATTTTACTGTTCGGAGAAAAAGAAAAAGAGTTAGCTAAAGATATTAGTGAGTACTTTTTGGAGTTAAGTAGACCTTTCTATTCTCGAATCCTGAGGACGAAGAAGGTTAGGAATATGCGTGTTGACGAGCTTTATGCTCACTTAGAAGAAATCAAAGCCAGATTTAGGCTTGGGATTGAATGGGATAGGACTTACAAACTTAACCCAGAAAATCCTCTCAACATTGAAATTAATCCAGACTATGACATTTACTTGGCCTTTGGAGATGGCTTTAGAAAGAACATGAGGGAGCTTTTAGGAGTAGACATTGGGAGCGTTTCACTTGTTTTGAGGAAACTAATGAACCAGGAAGTGTACTACTCAGGAAGCATGAAAATAGCTGAAGTCAGCAAGCGCATCGGAGAAGAAACGGAAGTACTCTGGAGGATTCCCCACACTGAGGAGATTAGCTTAGAGGACATTATTAGGGCAAATGAGAATTACATCGGGGCTTTTGAAGATGCAAGCAAGAGTTTTCTTGAGCAATTTAAGGATTATGACATAATAGTACCTTGGAGCGGTGGAAAAGACTCAACGGCAACTTTAATTCTGGCAAGCAAAGTATTCAAAAATGTTACGGCCGTTTATGTTAAAATGGAATACGAGATGCCTCGGACTGACGAATATATTGAAGAGCTTGCTAAAAAGCTCGGCATTAATGTTGTCGAAACCTTTGTCTCAATGCCCATTGATATGTATGGAATCCCTACTCATTACAACCGCTGGTGTACAAAGATGAAAGTTGAGGCTCTCTATAGAGCTATAGAAGAATTTGAGAATCCAATTTTAGTTGTGGGTGATAGAGATGGGGAAAGTGCTAAGAGGAGGCTGAAGCCACCAGTAATTGAGAGGGAAAATGAAATCCTCGGCACTTTCCTGGAAATCATGCCCATTAAGTTCTGGTCTGGTATGATGGTACAGCTTTATATCTTGATGAATGGCTTTGATTTGCATCCTCTCTACTATGAGGGATTTTACCGTTTAGGCTGCACAATCTGTCCAAGTTTAGCTGATTGGGAAATAAAACTGCTTGATAAGAGAAATGAATTGCCAGAATTTTTCAGGAGATTTATTTTTGGACAAAAGGAAGAAGAGTAA
- a CDS encoding SagB/ThcOx family dehydrogenase, giving the protein MDYRKISYLVIIIVFVSLFLVLFKPYLYSFRRESIKYDGEEIMLPEPRLKGDMSVEEAIAKRRSIRYYKDKPLTLEQLSQLLWAAQGITEERRKFRAAPSAGATYPFEIYVVVGNVESLKPGIYHYDPFKHSLTLIKEGDYRKQLQAAALNQQWVGKAAVDIVLVAFYERTTKYYGERGYRYVYMEAGHIGQNIYLQATALGLGTVAVGAFYDEDVAKILGTDGDPIYIFPVGVP; this is encoded by the coding sequence ATGGACTATCGAAAAATTAGCTACTTGGTAATCATCATTGTGTTTGTTTCCCTCTTCCTAGTTCTCTTTAAGCCTTACCTATATTCCTTCAGAAGAGAAAGCATCAAATATGATGGTGAGGAAATTATGTTACCTGAACCTAGGCTTAAAGGTGATATGAGCGTTGAGGAAGCGATAGCAAAAAGGAGAAGCATACGCTATTACAAGGATAAACCATTAACACTTGAGCAACTCTCTCAGTTATTATGGGCCGCTCAAGGAATAACTGAAGAAAGGAGAAAATTCAGGGCTGCCCCGAGTGCTGGAGCAACATATCCTTTCGAGATTTATGTAGTTGTGGGAAATGTGGAGAGCTTAAAGCCAGGAATTTACCACTACGACCCATTTAAGCACAGCCTAACACTGATTAAAGAGGGAGACTACAGAAAGCAACTTCAAGCAGCTGCATTGAATCAGCAGTGGGTTGGAAAAGCTGCCGTTGATATAGTCCTAGTTGCATTTTATGAGAGAACAACAAAGTACTATGGTGAAAGAGGTTACAGATATGTTTACATGGAAGCTGGACATATAGGGCAGAACATCTATCTGCAAGCAACAGCACTAGGACTTGGAACAGTTGCAGTTGGAGCTTTCTATGATGAAGATGTTGCGAAAATACTTGGAACTGATGGTGATCCTATATACATCTTTCCAGTAGGTGTTCCATAA
- a CDS encoding membrane protein: MVFLDHNTLGYLTFAFMSLTMLSGAFIFLSKKKSNLWIKIHIILGIITYILMVLTILLVR, translated from the coding sequence ATGGTCTTCCTAGATCATAACACACTTGGCTATCTTACTTTTGCTTTTATGAGTCTCACAATGCTCAGCGGAGCCTTTATATTCCTAAGCAAAAAGAAGAGCAATCTTTGGATAAAAATTCACATAATTCTGGGAATTATAACCTACATCCTAATGGTTCTCACAATTTTGCTAGTAAGATAA
- a CDS encoding ferritin-like domain-containing protein, with translation MGKLTLENLDIEEFIKKLEKLSDKEIISYWIEGELKEAELYKDLAKRAKELELDDRIVETFIILSKESKGHASRLWEIYRRCFKTEKIEKIDLPLIEGEPLLEKFKNAKDVLEVLSIAMESELLAEKIYNILAKRTNDEKIKRIYEYLAAVEREHYHKLRVEYEFYYKKSENCTKY, from the coding sequence ATGGGAAAACTTACTTTGGAAAATTTAGATATTGAAGAATTTATTAAAAAACTTGAGAAACTTAGTGATAAAGAGATTATAAGTTATTGGATTGAAGGAGAGCTTAAGGAAGCAGAACTTTATAAAGATCTTGCTAAGAGAGCCAAGGAACTTGAACTCGACGACAGGATTGTAGAAACATTTATTATTCTTTCAAAAGAATCCAAAGGACATGCGTCTCGGCTATGGGAAATTTACAGACGATGCTTTAAGACAGAAAAAATTGAAAAGATAGATTTGCCCCTAATTGAAGGGGAACCTCTTTTAGAGAAATTTAAGAATGCAAAGGATGTCCTTGAAGTGTTGAGTATAGCTATGGAGTCAGAGCTTCTTGCAGAGAAGATTTATAATATACTTGCTAAACGGACAAATGATGAAAAAATAAAAAGAATTTATGAATATTTGGCAGCTGTTGAAAGAGAACATTACCATAAGTTAAGGGTTGAGTATGAGTTCTATTACAAAAAATCAGAGAACTGCACAAAATATTAA
- a CDS encoding ferritin family protein, which translates to MEKEIDVEHILIELKNLSHEELLIYWIKNRLKEAYEYRYFAEKAKMLNKDEDIIELFIILSKDSQSNASRLWEIYKRVFDSGNSEIPEVSLNSADFKFANVSKRLEKVNSPLEVLELAMESKLLLKSIYNDLAEKTQNKESKLICKYLAAIEEENYQKLKLEYEYYKKRNERKLKFPSL; encoded by the coding sequence ATGGAAAAAGAAATAGATGTTGAACATATACTAATAGAGCTAAAAAACTTGTCCCATGAAGAACTACTTATTTATTGGATAAAAAATAGACTCAAAGAGGCCTATGAATATAGATACTTTGCTGAAAAAGCTAAAATGCTCAATAAAGACGAGGATATAATAGAACTCTTTATAATTCTTTCAAAAGATTCACAAAGTAATGCTTCTCGTTTATGGGAAATCTATAAGAGAGTATTTGATTCAGGTAATTCAGAAATTCCAGAAGTGTCATTAAATTCAGCTGATTTTAAATTCGCAAATGTTTCCAAAAGACTTGAGAAAGTTAACTCGCCTTTAGAAGTTCTTGAGCTTGCTATGGAATCAAAACTACTTTTAAAGAGTATCTATAACGATTTAGCAGAGAAAACACAGAATAAAGAGTCCAAGCTAATCTGTAAATATTTAGCAGCCATAGAGGAAGAAAATTATCAAAAACTTAAACTTGAGTACGAATATTATAAAAAGAGAAACGAGAGAAAACTTAAATTCCCATCTCTCTAG
- a CDS encoding 4Fe-4S dicluster domain-containing protein: MPTKAMFLFLKQLVEKPFTNPFPVKHAPKDVTGLIEKVQRGEIQINPPVPVPEGFRGKLKYNPERCIGCRLCITVCPANAMEWISELKKIRHYVSRCMFCALCVDVCPGKKFPGEDKPVKALRMSDEFLLADYDKYSDNLIEEPPEAREMGI; this comes from the coding sequence ATGCCAACAAAAGCAATGTTTCTATTCCTGAAACAACTTGTAGAAAAGCCATTTACAAATCCTTTTCCAGTAAAGCACGCCCCTAAGGATGTTACAGGTCTAATTGAGAAAGTTCAGAGGGGAGAAATTCAAATTAATCCTCCAGTTCCAGTTCCTGAAGGCTTTAGAGGAAAGCTGAAGTACAATCCAGAAAGATGTATTGGATGTAGGCTTTGCATAACAGTCTGTCCAGCGAATGCTATGGAGTGGATTTCGGAGCTTAAGAAAATCAGGCATTATGTTTCGAGATGTATGTTCTGTGCATTGTGTGTTGATGTCTGCCCAGGTAAGAAGTTTCCAGGAGAGGATAAGCCAGTTAAAGCTTTAAGAATGAGTGACGAGTTCCTTTTAGCAGACTATGATAAATACAGCGATAATTTGATTGAAGAGCCTCCTGAAGCTAGAGAGATGGGAATTTAA